The Novosphingobium terrae genome has a window encoding:
- a CDS encoding RrF2 family transcriptional regulator, translating into MRLTAHTDYALRILLHAALVAREGDGLLGIGKVAQEHDISRNNAMKVVNELASAGLLETVRGRSGGFRLARPAEEITLGAVVRLTEPCLNLADCEHCILRGNCRLTGMLNRAMLAFLAELDGQTLAMAAEGSRLPSRARSPEPARADLI; encoded by the coding sequence ATGCGCCTTACCGCCCATACCGATTATGCCCTGCGCATCCTGCTGCATGCGGCGCTGGTCGCGCGTGAGGGCGATGGGCTGCTGGGGATCGGCAAGGTCGCGCAGGAGCATGATATTTCGCGCAACAATGCGATGAAGGTGGTGAATGAGCTGGCCAGCGCCGGTCTGCTGGAAACGGTGCGCGGGCGCAGCGGCGGCTTTCGTCTGGCCCGGCCCGCCGAGGAGATCACGCTGGGCGCGGTGGTGCGGCTGACCGAACCCTGCCTCAACCTGGCCGATTGCGAGCATTGCATTCTGCGCGGCAATTGCAGGCTGACCGGCATGCTCAACCGGGCGATGCTGGCCTTTCTGGCGGAGCTGGATGGCCAGACGCTTGCCATGGCCGCCGAGGGATCGCGCCTGCCGTCGCGGGCACGCTCTCCAGAGCCTGCCCGCGCGGATTTGATTT
- the recJ gene encoding single-stranded-DNA-specific exonuclease RecJ: MTDQHISNASSALISGRMSLGGKAWHWRGGNMDMMEHDHGWDGPLADDLVTQLLLARGVAREDLNRQRNPTLREFLPDPSALQDMDVAARRIAQAIVKREPVAVYGDYDVDGATSAALLIRLIRLCGHDARHYIPDRLLEGYGPTGEALVRLGQEGAKLVVTVDCGAMAHDALAMAADAGVEVIVVDHHKCSHELPRTVAMVNPNRLDESEIGAAHGHLAAVGVAFLLAIAVRRELEKAKYPGTPGNAALLSLLDLVALGTVADVAALHGLNRAFVAQGLKVMARRENIGMAALIDASKLGRAPTASDLGFALGPRVNAGGRVGEATLGVRLLTTHNPEEAREIAGQLSLLNEERRGIEMAVQEAAEAQVDKQHNRSVLVLAGAGWHPGVIGIVAGRIKEKSGKPTLVIALEADEAGFGKGSGRSVHGVDLGAAIIAARAQGLLVAGGGHAMAAGLTIAPDKLDALGEWLDERLASDVARARLHQSLLVDLAVAPRGLNPALVETLESAGPYGMGWPGPRVAVGPVKVVKADVVGADHVRMIVRGNDGASFKAMAFRAADGELGQTLLHGTQGRSLWLVGRAKIDDWGSRPAAELHIEDAALID; this comes from the coding sequence ATGACTGATCAGCACATCTCCAACGCCTCTTCCGCCCTTATCTCCGGCCGCATGTCGCTTGGCGGCAAGGCCTGGCACTGGCGCGGCGGCAATATGGACATGATGGAGCATGACCACGGCTGGGATGGCCCGCTGGCCGACGATCTGGTCACCCAGCTGCTGCTGGCACGCGGCGTGGCGCGCGAGGATCTGAACCGCCAGCGCAACCCCACCTTGCGCGAATTCCTGCCCGATCCTTCCGCGCTTCAGGATATGGATGTGGCGGCGCGCCGCATCGCTCAGGCCATCGTCAAGCGCGAGCCCGTGGCGGTCTATGGCGATTATGACGTCGATGGCGCCACCAGCGCCGCTTTGCTGATCCGCCTGATCCGCCTGTGCGGCCATGATGCCCGCCACTATATCCCGGACCGCCTGCTGGAAGGCTATGGCCCCACCGGAGAGGCTCTGGTGCGGCTGGGACAGGAAGGCGCCAAGCTGGTCGTCACCGTCGATTGCGGGGCCATGGCACATGATGCTTTGGCCATGGCGGCGGATGCGGGGGTGGAGGTGATCGTGGTCGATCACCACAAATGCTCGCATGAGCTGCCGCGCACCGTGGCGATGGTGAACCCCAACCGCCTCGATGAAAGCGAGATCGGCGCGGCGCATGGCCATCTGGCGGCTGTCGGCGTGGCCTTCCTGCTGGCCATCGCGGTGCGGCGCGAGCTGGAGAAGGCGAAATATCCCGGCACGCCGGGCAATGCCGCGCTGCTCTCGCTGCTCGATCTGGTGGCATTGGGGACGGTGGCGGATGTCGCCGCATTGCATGGGCTGAACCGCGCCTTTGTGGCGCAGGGCTTGAAGGTGATGGCGCGGCGCGAGAACATCGGCATGGCCGCGCTGATCGACGCCAGCAAGCTGGGCCGCGCGCCCACGGCCTCGGATCTGGGCTTTGCGCTGGGGCCGCGCGTGAACGCCGGCGGGCGCGTGGGAGAGGCGACGCTGGGCGTGCGCCTGCTCACCACACATAACCCCGAGGAAGCGCGTGAGATCGCCGGGCAGCTCTCCCTGCTCAACGAGGAGCGACGCGGCATCGAAATGGCCGTGCAGGAGGCCGCCGAAGCTCAGGTCGACAAGCAGCACAACCGCAGCGTGCTGGTGCTGGCGGGCGCAGGCTGGCATCCGGGCGTGATCGGCATCGTGGCCGGGCGCATCAAGGAGAAGAGCGGCAAGCCCACGCTGGTGATCGCTCTGGAGGCCGATGAGGCCGGTTTCGGCAAGGGCTCAGGCCGATCGGTGCATGGCGTCGATCTTGGCGCGGCGATCATTGCGGCGCGTGCTCAGGGCCTGCTGGTGGCGGGTGGTGGCCATGCCATGGCAGCAGGCCTGACCATTGCGCCCGATAAGCTGGATGCTCTGGGCGAATGGCTCGATGAAAGACTGGCGAGCGATGTGGCGCGAGCGCGCCTGCACCAGTCCCTGCTGGTCGATCTGGCGGTGGCGCCGCGCGGGCTGAACCCGGCGCTGGTGGAAACGCTGGAAAGCGCAGGCCCCTATGGCATGGGCTGGCCCGGGCCGCGCGTGGCCGTGGGGCCGGTGAAGGTGGTGAAGGCCGATGTGGTGGGCGCCGACCATGTGCGGATGATCGTGCGCGGCAATGACGGCGCCAGCTTCAAGGCGATGGCCTTTCGCGCCGCCGATGGTGAGCTGGGACAGACCCTGCTCCACGGCACGCAAGGGCGCAGCCTGTGGCTGGTGGGCCGCGCCAAGATCGATGACTGGGGCAGCCGCCCCGCCGCCGAACTGCATATCGAGGATGCCGCCCTGATCGATTGA
- a CDS encoding globin domain-containing protein produces the protein MAAPLSPQTSAIVKATAPVLQQHGVAITTRMYERLFVNDEVRALFDQAAQDSGEQPRRLAAAILGYAQNVDKLQNLMPVVARMVQRHVETGVKAEHYPLVADALLPAIRDVLGDAATDEVLAAWGEAYWFLADILIGKERDIYTQQAEAVD, from the coding sequence ATGGCCGCGCCGCTTTCCCCGCAAACCAGTGCCATCGTGAAGGCCACCGCGCCGGTGTTGCAGCAGCATGGCGTGGCGATCACCACCCGCATGTATGAGCGGCTTTTCGTGAATGATGAGGTGCGTGCGCTCTTCGATCAGGCCGCTCAGGACTCCGGCGAACAACCGCGCCGCCTGGCCGCCGCGATCCTTGGCTATGCGCAGAATGTCGACAAGCTTCAGAATTTGATGCCCGTGGTGGCGCGCATGGTCCAGCGTCATGTCGAAACCGGCGTAAAGGCCGAGCACTACCCGCTGGTGGCCGATGCCCTGCTGCCCGCCATCCGCGATGTGTTGGGCGATGCGGCCACCGATGAGGTGCTGGCCGCATGGGGCGAGGCCTATTGGTTCCTCGCCGACATCCTCATCGGCAAAGAGCGTGACATTTATACCCAACAGGCCGAAGCCGTGGACTGA
- a CDS encoding TetR/AcrR family transcriptional regulator: MKTDSEGTPLGKRALDKAKRRETILEIAQRSFLEQGYDRTTMSGIAEAMGGSKGTLWSYFETKEILFEAMIERAAAHFRADLLATLDPGGQPEVGLRDFAETFIRKITSPDSIALQRVVIGESARFPELGPIFYTRAAGVTRSLLARYIGAHMAADALRKDDPLKAANMLVSLCSGGQFQRVLWGTETCSEAMIAEEAATAVDYFLRVFGRED; the protein is encoded by the coding sequence ATGAAGACGGATAGCGAAGGCACGCCACTCGGCAAACGGGCGCTGGACAAGGCCAAGCGCCGCGAGACGATCCTTGAGATCGCCCAGCGCAGCTTTCTGGAACAGGGCTATGACCGGACCACCATGTCCGGCATCGCAGAGGCCATGGGCGGTTCCAAAGGCACGCTATGGAGCTATTTCGAGACCAAGGAGATCCTGTTCGAAGCGATGATCGAACGGGCGGCAGCGCATTTTCGCGCCGATCTGCTGGCCACGCTCGATCCCGGAGGCCAGCCGGAAGTGGGCCTGCGCGATTTCGCCGAAACCTTTATCCGCAAGATCACCAGCCCGGACAGCATCGCGCTGCAAAGGGTGGTGATCGGCGAATCCGCCCGTTTTCCGGAATTGGGGCCCATCTTCTACACAAGGGCGGCAGGGGTAACGCGCTCCTTGCTGGCCCGCTACATCGGCGCGCATATGGCCGCTGACGCCCTGCGCAAGGACGATCCCCTGAAGGCCGCGAACATGCTGGTCAGCCTGTGCAGCGGCGGCCAGTTCCAGCGCGTGCTATGGGGGACCGAGACCTGCAGCGAGGCGATGATTGCCGAGGAAGCAGCCACTGCCGTCGATTATTTCTTGCGCGTTTTCGGACGGGAAGACTGA